The following coding sequences are from one Shewanella violacea DSS12 window:
- a CDS encoding monovalent cation:proton antiporter-2 (CPA2) family protein, whose protein sequence is MTAYFIQAFIYLCAAVIAVPLAKRFGLGSVLGYLIAGVVIGPIVGLVGSETNTLQHFAEFGVVMMLFLVGLELEPRMLWDMRNKLMGLGGLQIGLTTAVIMAAGIHFGLGWSVAFTVGLIFALSSTAIVLQTFSEKNLSKTEGGKNAFSVLLFQDIAVIPMLALIPLLALPELVEKAQTLVSLAAEHNEELSLVAELPGWAYGITVLLAISSVVVGGHYLSRPLFRYVASSGLREIFTATALMLVIGIAALMSLVGLSPALGTFLAGVVLANSEFRHQLESNIEPFKGLLLGLFFITVGAGIDFGVLASNIGPVLGITAGVMLVKALILLVLAFIFRIKNSDRWLFALSLAQAGEFGFVLLSYTVQNHVIPTDLAQMLSLVVALSMFLTPGLFIFFDKVILPRYEESENKPEADEITERGTVIIAGIGRFGQMVNRFLVANKIKTVVLDQSVDQVANLRKINVKSFYGDATQPDLLHTAGIEDASMLVIAIDNNERAVELTKYIKRTYPKVMIFARAFDRGHHFELKHAGADFIVSETYHSALELGKEALIALGVHPFKAEQKKATLRELELCYKDSLYEMWKENSEDSKYSTHYRNLFIELETAIAKAMKSEHLDEQARVERGWTPPPKDYQKHMNQNK, encoded by the coding sequence ATGACAGCGTATTTTATTCAAGCCTTTATCTACCTGTGCGCCGCCGTGATTGCCGTGCCCCTGGCCAAACGCTTTGGGCTAGGTTCGGTACTGGGTTATCTCATCGCCGGTGTGGTGATAGGCCCTATCGTTGGTCTGGTCGGTAGCGAAACCAACACACTGCAGCATTTCGCCGAATTTGGCGTAGTCATGATGCTTTTCTTAGTGGGCCTCGAACTCGAGCCGCGCATGCTGTGGGATATGCGCAATAAACTCATGGGACTTGGAGGGCTACAAATAGGATTAACCACGGCCGTTATCATGGCAGCTGGTATTCACTTCGGTCTGGGCTGGAGCGTCGCCTTCACGGTTGGTCTCATCTTCGCCCTGTCATCCACAGCTATCGTGTTACAAACATTCAGCGAGAAAAACCTCTCCAAGACTGAGGGCGGTAAGAATGCCTTCTCGGTGCTGCTATTTCAGGATATTGCCGTGATCCCCATGCTGGCACTCATCCCATTACTTGCCCTACCTGAATTGGTGGAAAAAGCCCAGACCTTAGTTAGCCTAGCGGCTGAGCACAATGAGGAGCTATCACTGGTGGCCGAACTACCAGGTTGGGCCTACGGCATCACAGTATTACTCGCCATTTCTTCAGTGGTCGTTGGCGGACATTATCTGAGTCGCCCACTGTTTCGCTATGTAGCCAGCTCAGGCCTGAGAGAGATATTCACCGCCACAGCACTCATGTTAGTCATAGGCATTGCAGCCCTGATGAGTCTGGTTGGCCTCTCTCCTGCCCTAGGCACCTTCTTAGCCGGTGTCGTACTGGCAAACAGCGAGTTCCGCCACCAACTAGAGTCCAATATTGAACCTTTCAAGGGACTCTTATTAGGGTTATTTTTTATCACGGTTGGCGCTGGGATCGATTTTGGCGTGCTGGCCAGCAACATTGGCCCGGTTCTGGGCATCACAGCCGGCGTCATGCTAGTCAAAGCGCTAATTTTATTAGTGCTTGCCTTCATCTTCCGCATAAAGAACAGTGACCGCTGGCTATTTGCTCTGAGTCTGGCTCAGGCCGGTGAGTTTGGCTTCGTGCTCCTTAGCTACACGGTACAGAATCATGTCATCCCAACAGATCTGGCTCAGATGCTCTCCCTCGTCGTCGCCCTGTCTATGTTCCTCACCCCAGGCTTGTTCATCTTCTTCGACAAGGTGATCTTACCCAGATACGAGGAGAGCGAAAACAAACCCGAGGCCGATGAAATAACCGAAAGAGGCACAGTGATCATAGCCGGAATTGGCCGCTTCGGTCAGATGGTCAACCGCTTTCTTGTCGCCAATAAAATCAAGACTGTGGTGCTGGATCAATCTGTCGATCAGGTGGCCAACCTAAGAAAAATCAATGTCAAAAGCTTCTATGGTGATGCCACCCAGCCTGACCTACTCCACACCGCAGGTATAGAAGATGCCAGCATGCTGGTCATTGCCATAGACAACAATGAGCGCGCCGTTGAGCTGACAAAATACATCAAGCGCACCTATCCTAAGGTGATGATTTTCGCTCGCGCCTTCGATAGAGGGCATCACTTCGAGCTCAAGCATGCGGGCGCCGACTTTATCGTCAGCGAAACCTATCACTCGGCACTGGAGCTAGGCAAAGAGGCACTGATAGCCCTTGGGGTTCACCCCTTTAAGGCCGAACAAAAGAAGGCCACCCTGCGTGAGCTCGAGTTATGCTACAAGGATTCACTCTATGAGATGTGGAAGGAAAACAGCGAAGACAGTAAGTACAGCACACACTACAGAAATCTGTTTATCGAGTTGGAAACTGCCATAGCAAAAGCCATGAAGAGTGAACACTTAGATGAACAAGCCAGAGTTGAGCGTGGCTGGACCCCGCCCCCCAAGGATTACCAAAAACATATGAACCAGAACAAATAA
- a CDS encoding NAD(P)H-dependent oxidoreductase produces MPEERKKILVLFAHPSQERSEVNKLLFKASQEHSDVTAIDLYREYPTFHINIDREQQRLLDHQVIIFLFPLHWYSTPAILKQWQDLVLEYGFAYGADGVALKGKTFFCATTAGGNEKAYQGDGYNHFTIRELLYPIEQTANLTGMHYLAPFVLFSSRNASEEGRIPGHIDAFNALLTSLATNTLDLSHAASLPVLNQAHVHQSEQASQTL; encoded by the coding sequence ATGCCAGAGGAAAGAAAGAAAATCTTAGTGCTATTCGCACATCCATCTCAGGAGCGTTCCGAGGTCAACAAGCTGCTATTTAAAGCCAGCCAAGAACACAGTGATGTCACTGCCATAGATCTTTATCGTGAGTACCCAACTTTTCACATCAATATCGACAGAGAGCAGCAACGCTTACTTGACCATCAGGTGATCATTTTCCTATTTCCTCTGCATTGGTACTCGACGCCAGCCATCCTGAAACAATGGCAAGATCTGGTGCTCGAATATGGCTTCGCCTATGGCGCAGATGGCGTAGCCTTAAAGGGCAAAACATTTTTTTGTGCAACCACAGCTGGCGGTAACGAAAAAGCCTATCAGGGTGATGGCTATAATCACTTCACCATTCGAGAGCTGCTATACCCCATAGAGCAAACCGCCAATTTAACCGGTATGCACTATCTGGCTCCCTTCGTGCTGTTTAGCAGCCGTAATGCCAGCGAAGAGGGAAGAATTCCCGGCCATATTGACGCATTTAATGCTTTGCTAACCTCCTTAGCGACAAACACTCTGGACCTCTCTCACGCAGCCTCCTTGCCCGTGCTTAATCAGGCACATGTGCACCAGAGTGAGCAAGCATCTCAAACACTTTAG
- a CDS encoding carbon storage regulator: MLILTRKPNSSITITNIYDENGHKLQDIEINVYADNRIGIIADGSVDIYRSEILELGD, encoded by the coding sequence ATGCTTATTCTCACCAGAAAGCCTAATTCATCGATCACTATCACCAATATCTATGATGAAAACGGCCACAAACTTCAAGATATAGAGATCAATGTTTATGCCGATAACCGCATTGGCATCATTGCCGATGGTTCGGTTGATATCTATCGAAGTGAGATCTTGGAGTTAGGTGATTGA
- a CDS encoding alkene reductase, with amino-acid sequence MKYPALFDTATLGSLTLENRIVLPPLTRSRSSQPGNIANELMAKYYSQRSGAGFMITEGTQIEPRGQGYAWTPGIHSPEQVEGWRKVTQAIHDQGKVIFAQLWHVGRVSHTSLQPGNAAPIAPSAGKADTVSVFIETGPGEGALAEPSPARALSTQEVKELVQLYKQAAVNAKDAGFDGIEIHSANGYLVNQFISDKSNFRQDEYGGSLENRLRFLKEIVEAVTQVFSPERVGVRFAPMFETTQEDRIYLGLLEDDPHTTYVTAIKMLEQAKLGYLSLAEADWDNAPELPDSFRQAVRDSFSGLIIYAGRYTPERGQRLLEKNLGDLIAFGRPFIANPDLPERIRHDLPLNAVDPTTMYGGTDLGYTDYPTADMPQTN; translated from the coding sequence ATGAAATATCCCGCACTATTTGACACAGCAACACTGGGCTCACTGACCTTAGAAAATCGTATCGTGCTCCCCCCACTGACCCGCTCCCGCAGCAGTCAGCCAGGTAACATAGCCAACGAACTGATGGCTAAATACTATAGCCAAAGATCCGGTGCCGGTTTTATGATCACCGAAGGCACTCAAATAGAGCCCAGAGGTCAGGGCTATGCCTGGACTCCTGGCATTCACTCCCCCGAGCAAGTCGAGGGCTGGCGTAAGGTTACCCAAGCCATACATGATCAAGGTAAGGTGATTTTCGCTCAGCTCTGGCATGTAGGCCGAGTATCCCACACCAGTTTACAGCCGGGCAATGCCGCGCCAATAGCTCCCTCGGCGGGCAAGGCTGACACGGTCAGCGTGTTTATCGAGACAGGCCCTGGAGAAGGTGCATTAGCTGAGCCTTCACCGGCCCGAGCACTTTCTACCCAGGAGGTTAAGGAGCTGGTTCAGCTCTACAAACAAGCCGCAGTCAACGCTAAAGATGCGGGCTTTGACGGCATAGAGATACACAGTGCCAATGGTTATCTGGTAAACCAGTTTATCTCAGATAAGAGTAATTTCAGGCAAGATGAATACGGCGGATCATTAGAGAATAGACTGCGTTTCCTGAAGGAAATTGTCGAGGCTGTGACCCAGGTATTCAGTCCGGAAAGAGTCGGAGTACGTTTCGCGCCTATGTTCGAGACCACACAAGAAGACCGTATCTATCTTGGCCTATTAGAAGATGATCCCCACACCACCTATGTGACGGCAATCAAGATGCTGGAGCAGGCTAAACTAGGCTATCTGTCTCTTGCAGAAGCCGATTGGGACAATGCACCTGAACTGCCCGACAGTTTCAGACAGGCAGTGAGAGACAGCTTTTCTGGACTCATCATCTACGCCGGACGTTACACCCCAGAACGTGGCCAACGGCTATTGGAGAAGAACTTGGGTGACTTGATTGCCTTCGGTCGTCCCTTCATTGCCAACCCAGACCTGCCTGAGCGGATCCGTCATGATCTTCCCCTCAATGCTGTAGACCCTACGACCATGTATGGCGGCACTGACTTGGGTTACACGGATTATCCTACTGCAGACATGCCTCAGACAAACTAA
- a CDS encoding LysR family transcriptional regulator, whose translation MLDKLPNLRSFMAVAEANSFAKAARKLNMANSSVSRQIAQLESQLNVSLFTRTTRHVQLSPAGEILYGRASGLIMEMENLAAELSAENVTPHGTLKVSVPWWFSQLHLAPLLPEFLALYPDLRVVMQCDDGMTKLVEEGFDVAVRLSRLKDSNLIARRLGPHSFAMAASPEYLARHAEVIKPEDLREHAMLSFNFSTPYHSWTLRKQGKSYRIPLKDSVLTSNNADILKQCALDGAGIIIQPVWGIQAEIESGALIQLLPDFEVTSTTFDNGIFAVYSKESKAVNRVKVFVDFLTERLKVAG comes from the coding sequence ATGCTGGATAAACTTCCTAATCTAAGAAGCTTTATGGCGGTTGCCGAGGCCAACAGCTTCGCTAAGGCGGCTCGAAAGCTCAATATGGCCAACTCATCTGTGTCACGCCAGATAGCTCAGCTAGAGAGCCAGCTCAATGTGTCCCTATTTACTCGTACCACACGCCATGTACAACTCTCACCTGCGGGAGAGATACTCTATGGACGCGCCAGTGGTTTGATCATGGAGATGGAAAATCTGGCAGCCGAGCTAAGTGCCGAGAATGTCACTCCCCATGGAACATTGAAGGTATCAGTGCCCTGGTGGTTCAGTCAGCTGCATCTGGCGCCTCTGTTACCTGAGTTTCTGGCCTTGTATCCGGATCTCAGGGTGGTGATGCAGTGCGATGATGGCATGACTAAGCTGGTGGAGGAGGGATTCGATGTGGCGGTACGTCTGAGTCGTCTTAAAGACTCTAACCTTATCGCCAGGCGGCTGGGTCCCCACAGTTTTGCCATGGCGGCCTCTCCCGAATACCTGGCCAGACATGCTGAAGTGATTAAGCCCGAAGATTTACGGGAGCATGCCATGTTGTCGTTTAACTTCTCTACTCCCTATCACAGTTGGACCTTGAGAAAACAGGGCAAATCCTATCGTATTCCACTGAAAGACAGCGTGTTGACCAGCAATAATGCCGATATCCTGAAACAGTGTGCCCTAGATGGCGCAGGTATCATCATTCAGCCAGTATGGGGCATACAAGCTGAGATAGAGTCCGGCGCCCTGATACAGCTACTGCCAGATTTTGAGGTGACCTCGACTACGTTCGATAACGGTATCTTCGCGGTTTACAGCAAGGAGAGTAAGGCGGTGAATCGGGTCAAGGTATTCGTCGACTTCCTGACGGAACGACTCAAGGTGGCCGGCTAA
- a CDS encoding group I truncated hemoglobin, with product MSLYDRLGGENKIARIAADIFDTHATNPTVASRYKDSNREQVIKMVTEFLCAGTGGPQDYTGKSMPEAHRCMNINEVEYLAVIDDIMVALDKNEVGSQEKQELLMIAYSLKGEIIGA from the coding sequence ATGAGTCTTTATGATCGTCTTGGAGGGGAGAACAAAATCGCACGGATTGCGGCAGATATTTTCGATACCCATGCGACAAACCCAACCGTGGCTAGTCGTTATAAGGACAGTAACAGAGAGCAAGTGATCAAGATGGTGACCGAGTTTTTGTGTGCCGGTACTGGCGGCCCACAGGACTACACGGGTAAATCTATGCCGGAAGCTCATCGATGCATGAATATCAACGAGGTGGAATACTTAGCCGTAATTGATGACATCATGGTGGCACTGGATAAGAACGAGGTGGGATCACAAGAGAAGCAAGAGCTCTTGATGATAGCCTATTCGCTCAAGGGAGAGATTATCGGCGCCTAA